A genomic stretch from Candidatus Methylacidiphilales bacterium includes:
- a CDS encoding 5-formyltetrahydrofolate cyclo-ligase, with protein sequence MTREEQKEKVRNEMRSRLAALEPGFCARASAEICRRLSASPFWANARSVLFYSALPSEPNLSTLALQALEEGKKCVFPKVQGPNLELYPVAALCDLKRGAYGILEPEDAGAEKVSCVDLALVPGLAFDRRGFRLGRGKGYYDRLLPGLGGAAAGCCFDLQRVDRLPVLGHDARLDGLATELGVELFAGG encoded by the coding sequence ATGACTCGGGAAGAGCAGAAGGAAAAAGTGCGGAACGAAATGCGCTCCAGGCTTGCGGCACTGGAACCGGGCTTTTGCGCCCGGGCTTCCGCGGAGATTTGCCGCCGCCTCAGCGCCAGCCCGTTCTGGGCCAACGCCCGAAGCGTGTTGTTTTATTCCGCGCTGCCATCAGAGCCCAATCTTTCCACCCTGGCATTACAGGCATTGGAAGAAGGGAAGAAATGCGTATTTCCAAAGGTACAGGGCCCCAATCTGGAACTTTATCCCGTGGCGGCGCTGTGTGATTTGAAGCGCGGAGCTTATGGGATTTTGGAACCGGAAGACGCCGGCGCAGAGAAGGTTTCCTGCGTGGATCTGGCCCTGGTTCCCGGCCTTGCCTTTGACCGGCGGGGCTTCCGCCTCGGGCGTGGCAAAGGGTATTATGACCGGCTGCTGCCGGGACTCGGGGGGGCGGCTGCAGGCTGCTGCTTTGATCTCCAACGAGTAGATAGACTTCCAGTATTGGGCCATGACGCCCGGCTGGACGGGCTGGCGACCGAGCTGGGAGTTGAACTGTTTGCAGGCGGTTAA
- a CDS encoding ABC transporter ATP-binding protein, with protein sequence MTSPIIQVRGLSKRYNLGSIGVTTLRDEVERFLDKCSSFLVPRSLLTTNQEPRTKNSEASFWALRDVSFDVQPGEVLGIIGKNGAGKSTLLKILSRITEPSSGEAILRGRVASLLEVGTGFHPDLSGRENIYLNGAILGMKKREMDKKLDEIVAFSEVEKFIDTPVKHYSSGMYVRLAFAVAAHLESEILIVDEVLAVGDSAFQKKCLGKMGELARGHGRTVLFVSHNITVMLQICSRLALMNNGQIENLGEPHSVANRYLAAKTKASKIIDLDKLERVSEFSGAVKYISAELCESLCAQPWQLSFGAIISLKLTMKAKEQIRGMELGLSLKTLEGTEIISTLSSWNTSFGNIDPGVFAVVVSFPKLNLTPGIYHIGLGVRRDRGLEDYLPEALEIEILETGTERHSGMNTIHGIIAQQSKFELL encoded by the coding sequence GTGACCTCCCCCATTATTCAAGTTCGCGGCCTCTCCAAGCGTTACAACCTTGGAAGCATCGGCGTGACCACCCTGCGCGATGAAGTGGAACGCTTTCTCGACAAATGTTCCTCGTTCCTTGTTCCTCGTTCCTTGTTAACTACGAACCAAGAACCAAGAACCAAGAACAGCGAAGCTTCCTTCTGGGCGCTTCGCGACGTGTCGTTTGATGTTCAGCCTGGGGAGGTGCTGGGCATTATCGGGAAGAATGGGGCTGGCAAATCCACGCTTCTCAAGATCCTGTCCCGTATCACCGAGCCGAGCTCCGGTGAGGCCATTCTGCGCGGCCGTGTGGCCTCGCTGTTGGAAGTAGGCACGGGGTTTCATCCCGACTTGAGCGGACGGGAGAACATTTATTTGAACGGGGCGATCCTGGGGATGAAAAAGAGGGAGATGGACAAAAAACTCGACGAAATTGTCGCCTTTTCCGAAGTTGAAAAATTTATTGATACGCCCGTAAAACATTACTCCAGCGGAATGTATGTGCGTCTGGCCTTTGCTGTTGCGGCGCATTTGGAATCGGAAATCCTGATCGTCGATGAAGTGCTCGCAGTAGGTGATTCTGCATTTCAAAAAAAGTGCCTGGGTAAAATGGGCGAATTGGCGCGAGGCCATGGGCGCACCGTATTATTTGTTTCACATAATATCACAGTGATGCTGCAAATTTGCTCACGCCTTGCCCTTATGAACAATGGGCAAATTGAAAATCTGGGGGAACCCCACAGTGTCGCGAATCGCTACTTGGCAGCCAAAACAAAAGCCTCCAAAATTATTGATCTGGATAAGCTTGAAAGGGTTTCGGAGTTTTCGGGGGCCGTAAAGTATATATCCGCGGAGTTATGCGAATCTCTGTGCGCGCAACCCTGGCAATTGTCGTTTGGGGCGATCATAAGCTTGAAGTTGACCATGAAGGCCAAGGAACAAATTCGTGGCATGGAACTCGGATTGTCCCTCAAAACTTTAGAGGGCACTGAAATCATCTCAACATTGAGTTCATGGAACACCTCTTTCGGCAATATTGATCCGGGCGTCTTTGCGGTAGTCGTAAGCTTTCCGAAATTGAACCTCACGCCTGGCATCTATCACATTGGACTGGGGGTCCGTCGGGACCGCGGTCTGGAAGACTATTTGCCAGAAGCGCTTGAAATTGAGATTTTGGAAACCGGGACGGAAAGGCATTCGGGCATGAATACCATACACGGCATTATTGCACAGCAGTCTAAATTTGAACTTTTATAA
- a CDS encoding tetratricopeptide repeat protein: MASDSQGGLLKLLKPMLAAAPCFAAAIYFFSIHAPKDPTPDEKLKELGFAFIGFLLFAAGAAVLIFPLGRFLSSIFESLFWPTDTYLPPPLFKLAAWYVEQGRYAEALAEYEKILKHHRHNSDAYRGLLYVLHACMGDVQSAEKIYQKARKKVPEAQRDALAAYYQELKEGRASPPNISAEPQA, translated from the coding sequence GTGGCATCTGATTCGCAAGGGGGCCTGCTAAAGCTGCTCAAACCGATGTTGGCGGCGGCGCCGTGTTTTGCCGCGGCCATTTATTTTTTTTCGATCCACGCCCCAAAAGATCCGACGCCGGATGAGAAACTCAAGGAACTTGGTTTTGCGTTTATCGGATTTCTTTTATTTGCCGCCGGGGCGGCTGTTTTGATTTTCCCACTCGGGCGCTTTTTAAGCTCGATTTTTGAATCATTGTTCTGGCCAACGGACACCTATCTGCCGCCGCCGTTGTTTAAATTGGCGGCGTGGTATGTGGAGCAGGGACGATACGCGGAAGCCCTGGCCGAATATGAAAAAATCCTGAAACATCACCGGCACAATTCCGACGCGTACCGCGGCCTGTTGTATGTGCTTCATGCCTGCATGGGCGATGTCCAGTCGGCGGAAAAAATCTACCAGAAGGCCCGCAAAAAAGTCCCTGAAGCCCAGCGTGACGCACTGGCCGCCTATTATCAGGAATTGAAAGAGGGCAGGGCTTCCCCGCCGAATATCAGCGCCGAACCACAGGCTTGA
- a CDS encoding DUF4388 domain-containing protein: MFSSKLVTAQDLVYTTNYVEGTMTVADVKGWFQTQMSVFSLGIVVGEGQFGLITRAHLGQHLIGQKNDPALLKAPISEIMISAPLVVEGHKHVETVVNHLMATKGAEDDFFNDIIVHQGSAFVGLISVRDLLLNHIEGLTHRISAMDAQLAALAKKNHELFDNSFRLGKQETRFKEVFEHTHVPIVLFDENGRLTAANPCFLRLTGYSHKIADGKLPFKKLFEGDFRELFQELLMRLKDATNRDETASYNLSLVTRDEDRMMVEALVELTPDARSMMISITESGSITAAERPARVIQDDLEESSGRPGGKITQAIRMKLADSNVMGLARSVASNLIDREVQMDRLMKKLENIIKVAEQIESIDARPPAVPAAPNAKNLEMTGRLAEFSVIDLSQILVQGTKTGQLVLRNTSGHTAGSIYFYCGSIVHAECYDGSFGVDALPVLLAFREGEFEFVFNQGSPAHTISGDATAILMEACRKVDEIA; this comes from the coding sequence GTGTTTTCCTCAAAGCTTGTAACCGCGCAGGATCTGGTTTACACGACAAACTACGTCGAAGGCACGATGACCGTGGCGGATGTGAAAGGCTGGTTTCAGACCCAGATGTCTGTTTTCAGTTTGGGAATTGTGGTCGGGGAGGGGCAATTCGGCCTGATTACGCGCGCGCACCTCGGCCAGCATCTGATCGGCCAGAAAAACGATCCAGCCCTGCTCAAGGCGCCGATTTCAGAAATCATGATTTCCGCCCCATTGGTGGTTGAGGGGCACAAGCATGTCGAAACCGTGGTGAATCATTTGATGGCAACCAAGGGGGCAGAGGATGACTTTTTCAATGACATCATTGTGCATCAAGGCAGTGCCTTTGTGGGGTTGATTTCGGTGCGCGACCTGTTGCTCAACCATATTGAAGGTTTGACGCACCGCATTTCCGCCATGGACGCGCAACTGGCGGCCCTGGCCAAGAAAAACCACGAATTGTTCGACAACAGTTTTCGTCTCGGAAAGCAGGAGACCCGGTTCAAGGAAGTTTTTGAGCATACCCATGTGCCGATTGTCCTGTTCGACGAAAACGGACGGCTTACTGCGGCGAACCCCTGTTTTTTGAGGCTTACGGGATATTCCCACAAAATCGCCGACGGGAAATTGCCGTTCAAAAAGCTTTTTGAAGGCGATTTTCGCGAGCTGTTTCAGGAACTCCTGATGAGATTAAAAGATGCAACAAACCGGGACGAAACAGCCAGCTATAACCTGAGCCTTGTGACCCGGGATGAAGACAGAATGATGGTGGAAGCCTTGGTTGAGCTCACACCCGACGCTCGTTCCATGATGATCAGCATCACGGAGTCCGGCTCCATTACCGCAGCTGAGCGCCCTGCCCGCGTGATTCAAGACGATCTCGAGGAAAGTTCCGGCAGGCCCGGCGGGAAGATCACGCAGGCCATCCGGATGAAGCTGGCTGATTCCAATGTGATGGGGCTTGCCCGAAGCGTGGCCTCCAATCTTATCGACCGTGAAGTTCAAATGGACCGGTTGATGAAGAAGCTGGAAAACATCATCAAAGTCGCGGAACAAATCGAGTCCATTGACGCCCGCCCGCCCGCCGTTCCGGCGGCCCCCAATGCCAAAAATCTGGAGATGACGGGACGATTGGCGGAATTTTCCGTGATCGATCTTTCACAGATTCTGGTCCAGGGTACAAAGACGGGCCAATTGGTCCTTCGAAACACGAGCGGGCACACGGCGGGGTCCATTTATTTTTATTGCGGTTCGATAGTTCATGCAGAATGTTATGATGGAAGTTTTGGCGTGGATGCCCTGCCTGTTCTCCTTGCCTTCCGCGAAGGGGAGTTTGAGTTTGTTTTCAACCAGGGCAGCCCGGCCCACACCATCAGCGGGGATGCCACGGCGATTCTAATGGAAGCCTGCCGGAAGGTTGATGAAATTGCCTGA
- the purE gene encoding 5-(carboxyamino)imidazole ribonucleotide mutase, translating to MRKANLQPCVGIIMGSSSDWETMRHAAEKLDSFGVPYERNVISAHRTPQQAIEYAATAASRGLKVIIAGAGGAAHLAGVTAALTQLPVLGVPMESKSLKGMDSLLSIVQMPGGIPVATFAIGTPGAVNAALFAVAMLSLSDSALSKKLDAFRRAQTQTVLNAKLP from the coding sequence ATGAGAAAAGCTAATCTTCAACCTTGTGTCGGGATCATCATGGGCAGCTCATCGGATTGGGAAACCATGCGGCACGCCGCGGAAAAGCTCGACAGTTTTGGCGTCCCCTATGAAAGGAACGTCATTTCGGCCCATCGTACACCACAACAAGCCATTGAATATGCCGCCACGGCCGCATCAAGAGGACTGAAAGTCATTATTGCGGGGGCGGGGGGTGCCGCGCATTTGGCTGGTGTCACCGCCGCACTGACCCAGCTTCCGGTGCTGGGTGTTCCGATGGAATCCAAATCGTTGAAAGGGATGGACTCTCTTTTATCCATTGTCCAGATGCCGGGGGGCATTCCGGTGGCCACCTTTGCAATCGGGACGCCAGGCGCCGTCAACGCGGCGTTGTTTGCCGTTGCCATGCTGTCCCTGAGCGACAGTGCGTTAAGCAAGAAATTGGACGCATTCCGCCGGGCACAGACCCAGACGGTTTTAAATGCAAAGCTTCCGTAG
- a CDS encoding four helix bundle protein, giving the protein MYAVGKTSAFAKDFGLRDQIQRAAGSVMHNIAEGFDGGSNAEFVKFLRYAQRSCREVQSQLYIALDQGYVTKQQFEALYTLADQTALKIGGFIHYFLNNQEPRTKN; this is encoded by the coding sequence ATTTATGCCGTGGGCAAAACGAGCGCGTTTGCGAAGGATTTTGGACTCAGGGATCAAATCCAACGCGCCGCGGGCTCGGTTATGCATAACATCGCCGAGGGATTTGACGGCGGCAGCAACGCGGAGTTCGTTAAATTCCTGCGCTATGCCCAGCGTTCTTGCCGCGAAGTCCAGAGCCAGCTTTATATCGCCCTTGACCAAGGCTATGTCACGAAACAGCAGTTTGAAGCTCTTTATACTTTGGCAGACCAGACTGCCTTAAAGATCGGAGGCTTCATTCACTATTTTCTCAACAACCAAGAACCAAGAACTAAGAACTAA
- a CDS encoding M23 family metallopeptidase, with amino-acid sequence MRKFIFPLLMIAVGFVALAQSRGADMGVNLLMPTENRNLLTGDLDAFYQETEMHRCYGGHYGFVRSSEDGPHPSLYNLFHEGIDIRPIHRDAQGEPLDLVHAAAAGEVVYANDAPAKSNYGRYIMIRHDLPEGTAYTTYGHLARLMVEEGRKVNAGDVIGRMGWTGNVGARERAHLHFEFGFRILPDYSEWYNRLGRPLGERGPNLHGEYNGLNYIGVDPVPILIASAAGKPMTLRGIINSLKPILRVRVPAGKDFFCWQKNLPWTVEGGLQKPMPVSWEIDCDAVGIPVHFKPSSVPVEKPVLIWFDNKLSRQEAVTRGLVGNGKNGPVLSSHGQKWFSQLTYIR; translated from the coding sequence GTGCGAAAGTTTATTTTTCCATTGCTGATGATAGCCGTTGGATTTGTCGCCTTGGCTCAAAGCCGCGGGGCGGATATGGGGGTGAATCTGCTGATGCCGACGGAAAATCGCAATCTTTTGACCGGCGATCTGGATGCCTTTTATCAGGAAACCGAGATGCACCGCTGCTATGGCGGGCATTATGGGTTTGTGCGCAGTTCCGAGGACGGGCCCCATCCGAGCCTCTACAACCTGTTCCATGAGGGCATTGACATCCGCCCAATCCATCGCGATGCGCAGGGCGAGCCGCTGGATCTCGTCCATGCGGCCGCGGCGGGAGAAGTGGTGTATGCCAATGACGCGCCGGCCAAATCCAATTATGGCCGGTATATCATGATCCGCCATGATCTGCCGGAGGGGACAGCCTACACCACCTACGGGCATCTCGCGCGCCTGATGGTGGAGGAGGGCCGCAAGGTCAATGCGGGTGATGTGATCGGCCGGATGGGCTGGACGGGAAATGTCGGCGCCCGCGAGCGCGCGCACCTGCATTTTGAATTTGGGTTTCGTATCCTGCCGGATTATTCCGAATGGTACAACCGCCTGGGCCGCCCGCTCGGCGAACGAGGGCCGAACCTGCACGGCGAATACAACGGCTTGAATTACATCGGCGTGGACCCCGTCCCGATCCTGATCGCCAGCGCCGCGGGCAAACCGATGACCCTGCGCGGCATTATCAACTCATTGAAGCCAATCCTGCGCGTGCGCGTTCCGGCGGGGAAGGATTTCTTTTGCTGGCAAAAAAACCTGCCGTGGACGGTGGAGGGCGGATTGCAGAAGCCCATGCCGGTTTCGTGGGAGATCGACTGCGACGCGGTCGGCATTCCCGTTCATTTCAAGCCTTCGTCCGTTCCGGTTGAAAAACCGGTTTTGATCTGGTTTGATAACAAGCTGTCGAGGCAGGAAGCCGTCACGCGCGGGCTCGTGGGAAATGGCAAAAACGGGCCCGTCCTGTCCAGCCACGGGCAGAAGTGGTTCAGCCAACTGACGTATATCAGGTGA
- a CDS encoding cation transporter, with translation MEFRYKRIREVFWLSLAVSLLMTLCKLVIGLKLRNLAVLADSVHSLLEGGSSAIGLVVMYTLGQPAAGQANNRGKFEILAAILLSGLFFLSCWEILGSAFERLFQHTLPPKFSWWGILFLLGSLGIHHGMQGYKKGRAFELSSPLLAAGVARGFYILISTVAALASVVASAAGWAWFDAYVAVGIILMAALSAYSLIDTAIDALAGARRQQMAEEQGTRLL, from the coding sequence ATGGAATTTCGCTACAAACGGATTCGGGAAGTGTTTTGGCTGTCCCTCGCCGTGTCACTGCTCATGACTTTATGCAAGCTGGTGATCGGCTTGAAACTCCGGAACCTGGCCGTGTTGGCCGACTCCGTTCATTCGCTTTTGGAGGGCGGATCGAGCGCCATCGGGCTCGTGGTGATGTACACCTTGGGGCAACCCGCCGCCGGCCAGGCAAACAATCGGGGAAAATTTGAAATTCTAGCCGCGATTCTGCTTTCTGGCCTTTTTTTCCTCAGTTGCTGGGAAATTCTCGGCAGTGCGTTCGAGAGGCTTTTTCAACACACGCTTCCTCCCAAATTTTCATGGTGGGGGATTTTGTTTTTGCTGGGGTCTCTGGGCATCCACCATGGCATGCAAGGCTACAAAAAAGGCCGCGCCTTTGAACTCAGCAGCCCCTTGCTGGCTGCGGGTGTGGCCCGTGGGTTTTATATCCTGATATCCACAGTGGCTGCGCTCGCCAGTGTTGTTGCTTCCGCGGCCGGTTGGGCCTGGTTCGATGCTTATGTTGCGGTTGGCATCATTCTCATGGCCGCTCTCTCGGCCTATTCCTTGATTGATACTGCCATCGACGCCCTCGCCGGCGCACGCCGGCAGCAAATGGCGGAGGAACAGGGAACCCGGCTGCTATAA
- a CDS encoding DUF1015 domain-containing protein, with product MRIRSFQGLHPRAAEAARVACVPYDVVTSAEAAALAEGNPISLLHVIRPEIDLPAGTDLHSDAVYSKAVENFRQFQSGGILQKEPGPCVYLYRLKMGNHTQTGVTAVFHVDDYNNDIIKKHEKTRPDKEDDRTRITHELSANPEPVFLTYKDSVEIDALVAEAAKGAPLYDFTAPDGIQHAVWRIPGGEAFMQAFDKVPVAYVADGHHRSASAARVGKERRQANPKHTGNEDYNWFLATIFPASQLQVLPYNRVVFDLNGLTPEIFLGKIRERFEVSDAASGKPEAPASIRMYLQGRWHGLHWQPDSKADPVSRLDVSVLQERLLAPVLGIADPRTSKRIDFVGGIRGTAELVKRVDSGEAAVAFSMFPVTVGQLMDIADAGQIMPPKSTWFEPKLRSGLFIHTF from the coding sequence ATGCGTATCCGTTCATTTCAGGGGTTGCATCCCCGGGCGGCTGAAGCCGCGCGTGTTGCCTGCGTGCCCTACGATGTTGTGACCAGCGCGGAAGCAGCGGCGCTGGCGGAAGGGAATCCCATCAGCCTTTTGCATGTGATCCGGCCCGAAATCGACCTCCCGGCGGGGACCGATCTTCACTCCGATGCGGTCTATTCCAAAGCTGTTGAAAATTTCCGGCAGTTTCAAAGCGGCGGGATTTTGCAGAAGGAGCCGGGGCCGTGCGTTTATCTGTATCGATTGAAAATGGGCAACCACACCCAGACCGGTGTGACGGCTGTTTTTCATGTGGATGACTACAACAACGACATCATCAAAAAACATGAAAAGACCCGGCCCGACAAGGAAGACGACCGGACCCGCATCACACACGAGCTCAGCGCGAATCCGGAACCGGTGTTTCTCACCTATAAGGATTCCGTGGAGATTGACGCCTTGGTGGCTGAGGCCGCAAAAGGCGCTCCGTTGTATGATTTTACGGCGCCGGATGGAATCCAGCATGCCGTGTGGCGGATTCCCGGTGGTGAAGCGTTTATGCAAGCGTTTGACAAAGTGCCCGTGGCTTATGTGGCCGACGGGCACCATCGCAGCGCCAGCGCCGCGCGGGTGGGGAAGGAACGCCGCCAGGCCAACCCGAAGCATACGGGCAATGAGGATTACAATTGGTTTCTTGCGACCATTTTTCCGGCTTCGCAGTTGCAGGTGTTGCCCTACAACCGCGTGGTATTCGATTTGAATGGCCTGACACCCGAGATCTTTTTAGGAAAAATCAGGGAGCGCTTTGAAGTCAGCGATGCCGCCTCCGGCAAACCGGAGGCCCCGGCGTCGATCCGCATGTATTTGCAGGGCCGTTGGCATGGGTTGCACTGGCAGCCGGACAGCAAGGCCGATCCGGTCTCACGCTTGGATGTCAGCGTGTTGCAGGAGCGGTTGCTGGCGCCGGTGCTGGGGATTGCCGATCCGCGCACGAGCAAACGGATTGATTTTGTCGGCGGCATCCGAGGCACGGCGGAGCTGGTCAAGCGGGTGGATTCCGGGGAAGCGGCGGTTGCGTTTTCGATGTTTCCCGTCACGGTGGGACAACTGATGGATATTGCCGATGCGGGGCAGATCATGCCGCCGAAGAGCACCTGGTTTGAACCCAAACTGCGCTCCGGCTTGTTTATCCATACATTTTAG
- a CDS encoding ABC transporter permease → MEQNILIRPTRSWSFPNWRELWEYRDLLWLLVRRDFIAKYKQTILGPLWFILQPLLMTLMFTVVFGNVAKIPTDGQPPLLFYLCGLLGWTYFSQCAGSISGTFTANAHIFGKVYFPRLVLPLSVLISNLFAFVIQAATFLVFYAYYRMQGMASAWDESLFLLPLLLLQSAALALGFGLCVSSLTTRYRDLMHALGLLMQLWMYATPVIYPLSQIPQRWRWVALFNPMVPVVEGFKRILLGAGTVEPQGVVVSLALTLLILAGGFLLFRHVERDFIDTV, encoded by the coding sequence ATGGAACAAAACATTCTGATCCGCCCGACGCGTTCATGGTCCTTTCCCAACTGGCGCGAGCTTTGGGAATACCGCGATCTGTTGTGGCTGCTTGTGCGGAGGGATTTTATAGCCAAATACAAACAAACCATCCTCGGCCCGCTCTGGTTCATTCTGCAGCCCTTGTTGATGACGTTGATGTTCACGGTGGTCTTCGGCAACGTGGCAAAAATACCCACGGACGGTCAGCCTCCCCTATTATTTTATCTGTGCGGTTTGCTGGGCTGGACCTATTTTTCGCAATGCGCCGGAAGCATTTCGGGGACATTTACAGCCAACGCACATATATTCGGCAAGGTGTATTTCCCCCGGCTGGTCTTACCGCTTTCGGTGCTGATATCCAATCTGTTCGCCTTTGTCATCCAAGCGGCGACGTTTCTGGTGTTTTACGCCTATTACCGAATGCAGGGCATGGCGTCTGCATGGGATGAAAGCCTTTTTCTTCTGCCGTTGCTGTTGCTGCAGTCGGCGGCGCTGGCTCTGGGATTCGGGCTGTGCGTTTCTTCACTGACAACACGGTATCGCGACTTAATGCACGCTCTGGGGCTGCTCATGCAATTGTGGATGTATGCCACGCCGGTGATTTACCCGTTGTCGCAGATCCCGCAGCGCTGGCGCTGGGTGGCGCTGTTCAACCCGATGGTACCGGTGGTGGAAGGATTCAAGCGCATCCTCCTTGGGGCAGGAACGGTCGAACCGCAAGGGGTGGTGGTTTCGCTGGCACTGACGCTGCTGATTTTGGCCGGGGGATTTTTGTTGTTCAGGCATGTGGAACGGGATTTTATTGATACGGTCTGA
- a CDS encoding MBL fold metallo-hydrolase has translation MTSPGQPRQKWSDRNFVTEVLIPSFFQRKRGTRPRHAPIFPVLKPGQFCITWIGHASFLIQTHNHNILIDPNWANWLLVIRRLRHAGLAIQHLPDIDLVLITHAHFDHLNRRTLRNIASRQPILVPSGVAGLVHGLGFEKVHEMDWWQTLEFKDLKITFTPAKHWGARTLLDNHRKYGGFVIEYAGRSAYHGGDSAYFEGFKEIGTRFAPEIALLPIGAYQPPSFRDNHMGPEEALDAFVDLHSKIFIPMHYGTYRLSYEPMHEPPQRLMKAAAALNLLHQIRFLTEGMPQVM, from the coding sequence ATGACTTCTCCGGGCCAACCCAGACAAAAATGGAGCGACCGCAATTTTGTCACGGAAGTGCTGATTCCTTCGTTCTTTCAGCGCAAGCGCGGTACACGCCCGCGGCATGCCCCGATTTTTCCCGTGCTCAAGCCCGGCCAGTTCTGCATCACCTGGATCGGCCACGCGTCCTTTCTTATCCAGACACACAACCACAATATTCTGATCGACCCCAATTGGGCGAACTGGCTCCTGGTCATCCGCCGCCTGCGCCATGCGGGCCTGGCCATCCAGCATCTGCCTGACATTGACCTTGTGTTGATCACGCACGCCCATTTTGACCATCTCAACCGGCGGACCCTGCGCAATATCGCCAGCCGCCAGCCGATCCTCGTACCGTCCGGTGTTGCCGGCCTGGTTCACGGCCTCGGCTTTGAAAAAGTGCATGAGATGGATTGGTGGCAAACGCTGGAGTTCAAGGACCTGAAAATCACCTTTACGCCGGCCAAGCATTGGGGCGCGCGCACCCTGCTCGACAACCACCGCAAATACGGCGGCTTTGTCATTGAATACGCGGGCCGCTCGGCCTACCACGGCGGCGACTCCGCGTATTTTGAAGGCTTCAAGGAAATCGGAACGCGATTTGCGCCTGAAATCGCCCTCCTGCCGATCGGGGCCTATCAACCCCCCAGTTTTCGCGATAATCACATGGGCCCGGAAGAAGCGCTTGACGCCTTTGTGGATCTCCATTCGAAAATCTTCATTCCCATGCACTATGGCACCTACAGGCTCAGCTATGAGCCCATGCACGAGCCTCCCCAACGCCTGATGAAAGCCGCCGCAGCGCTAAACCTGCTGCACCAGATCCGCTTCCTCACCGAGGGTATGCCTCAAGTGATGTAG